The proteins below are encoded in one region of Deinococcus betulae:
- the mglA gene encoding GTPase MglA: MSTINFAAREINCKIVYYGPGMSGKTTNLKHVFSKVPGHLRGEMVSLATEDERTLFFDFLPLDLGSVQGFKTRFHLYTVPGQVFYNASRKLILRGVDGIVFVADSAPNRLRANAESMRNLRENLQEHGIDVRDVPIVLQINKRDLPDALPTAMIRAVIDPKQELQLFEAMSDKGVGVFETLKTVSRLVLERLSQNK, from the coding sequence ATGAGTACCATCAACTTCGCTGCGCGTGAAATCAACTGCAAGATTGTGTATTACGGCCCCGGTATGAGTGGCAAGACCACCAACCTCAAACACGTCTTTTCCAAGGTCCCCGGCCACCTGCGCGGCGAGATGGTGTCTCTGGCCACCGAGGACGAGCGCACCCTGTTCTTCGACTTTCTGCCGCTGGACCTCGGCAGCGTACAGGGCTTCAAGACCCGCTTTCACCTGTACACCGTGCCCGGCCAGGTGTTTTACAACGCCAGCCGCAAGCTGATTTTGCGCGGCGTGGACGGCATCGTGTTCGTGGCTGACAGTGCGCCCAACCGCCTGCGCGCCAACGCCGAAAGCATGCGCAACCTGCGCGAAAACCTGCAGGAACACGGCATTGACGTGCGCGACGTGCCCATCGTGCTGCAAATCAACAAGCGCGACCTGCCCGACGCCCTGCCCACCGCCATGATCCGCGCGGTCATTGACCCCAAGCAGGAACTGCAACTGTTTGAGGCCATGTCCGACAAAGGTGTGGGCGTCTTTGAAACCCTGAAGACGGTCAGCCGCCTGGTGCTGGAACGCCTGTCTCAGAACAAGTAA